The Nocardia arthritidis genome has a window encoding:
- a CDS encoding primosomal protein yields the protein MASGDIVPIELGLTDGDLVTLWAPRWRDGDDEWEAFLGHEDALYGFESVAELAAFIRTNSDNDLVDHPAWQVVAGLSAVELEPEENFTFDLVAVPELAAGDPDVDTIAELEDTLGMVRNIGEVCELETVTKFFGSHPVLGALPGGVSAFVGRDGEELWDQIGAAIAKDWDSVLDAIDSVVQTPEVDAEAVAVAEAELLAAEENVVDADDAAESDEEEFEPVDLDEDDEDDEDGDEDEDESFWHEVGIDPVKIVTADGSYFTLRCYLDDEPIFLGRKGLITVFDSERALARYLADDHDHDLARVSTYSDVQTAAVDGSLEVEVTDENVYVIPGLADDLAEGPETVDIEQLDLAVELFTDAADYADDDSVEQALAQSTPLGWYVSYLLNPDPNRLAPNPPFAAEAQAWRELEHAFESRLEHK from the coding sequence TCTGGAGACATCGTCCCGATCGAGCTCGGCCTGACCGACGGCGATCTCGTCACCCTGTGGGCTCCGCGTTGGCGGGACGGTGACGACGAATGGGAAGCGTTCCTCGGACACGAGGACGCCCTCTACGGTTTCGAGTCGGTGGCCGAGCTGGCCGCCTTCATTCGAACCAACTCCGACAACGACCTAGTCGACCATCCGGCCTGGCAGGTGGTGGCCGGGCTGTCGGCGGTGGAACTGGAGCCGGAGGAGAACTTCACCTTCGATCTGGTCGCCGTTCCGGAGCTGGCGGCCGGCGATCCCGATGTCGACACCATCGCCGAGCTGGAAGACACCCTCGGCATGGTGCGCAATATCGGCGAGGTCTGCGAACTGGAGACGGTCACCAAGTTCTTCGGATCGCATCCGGTGCTCGGCGCGCTGCCCGGCGGGGTGAGCGCGTTCGTCGGCCGGGATGGTGAGGAGCTCTGGGATCAGATCGGCGCCGCCATCGCCAAGGACTGGGACTCCGTGCTCGACGCCATCGACTCGGTGGTGCAGACCCCCGAGGTGGATGCCGAGGCGGTCGCGGTGGCCGAGGCCGAGCTGCTGGCCGCCGAGGAGAACGTGGTCGACGCCGACGACGCCGCGGAAAGCGACGAGGAGGAGTTCGAGCCCGTCGACCTGGATGAGGACGACGAGGACGATGAGGACGGCGACGAGGACGAGGACGAGTCGTTCTGGCATGAGGTCGGCATCGACCCGGTGAAGATCGTCACCGCCGACGGCAGCTACTTCACGCTGCGCTGTTACCTCGACGACGAGCCGATCTTCCTGGGCCGCAAGGGTTTGATCACCGTTTTCGATTCCGAGCGCGCGCTGGCCCGCTACCTGGCCGACGATCACGACCACGATCTGGCCCGGGTGAGCACCTACTCCGATGTGCAGACCGCGGCGGTCGACGGATCGCTCGAGGTCGAGGTGACGGACGAAAACGTCTATGTCATACCGGGTTTGGCCGACGATCTGGCCGAGGGCCCGGAGACGGTGGATATCGAACAGCTCGACCTCGCCGTCGAATTGTTCACCGACGCGGCCGATTACGCGGACGACGACAGCGTCGAGCAGGCGCTGGCCCAGTCCACCCCGCTCGGCTGGTACGTCTCCTACCTGCTGAACCCGGACCCGAACCGGCTCGCGCCGAATCCGCCGTTCGCCGCCGAAGCGCAGGCGTGGCGGGAGCTGGAGCACGCGTTCGAAAGCAGGCTCGAGCACAAGTAA